One genomic region from Pseudomonas sp. R5-89-07 encodes:
- a CDS encoding benzoate/H(+) symporter BenE family transporter codes for MTDATQAPLRPLADTSPSALVAGFIAMMTGYTSSLVLMFQAGQAAGLTTAQISSWIWAISIGMAVCSIGLSLRYRTPITIAWSTPGAALLITSLGGVSYGEAIGAYITCAVLVTICGLTGSFEKLVKRIPASLAAALLAGILFKIGSEIFVAAQHRTGLVLGMFFTYLIIKRLSPRYAVLAALVIGTLLSGLMGLLDFSGFHLEVATPVWTTPHFSLAATISIGIPLFVVAMTSQNMPGVAVLRADGYTVPASPLITTTGLASLVLAPFGSHGINLAAISAAICTGPHAHEDRNKRYTAAVWCGVFYGIAGVFGATLAALFAALPKELVLSIAALALFGSIINGLSIAMNEPKEREAALITFMVTASGLTLFSIGSAFWGIVAGVLTLLILNWRKA; via the coding sequence ATGACCGACGCCACCCAAGCGCCCTTGCGCCCGCTGGCCGACACCTCGCCGTCGGCTCTCGTCGCCGGTTTCATCGCCATGATGACCGGCTACACCAGCTCGCTGGTGCTGATGTTCCAGGCCGGTCAGGCAGCGGGCTTGACCACGGCGCAGATCTCCTCGTGGATCTGGGCGATCTCCATCGGCATGGCGGTGTGCAGCATCGGCCTGTCCCTGCGCTATCGCACGCCGATCACCATTGCCTGGTCCACCCCCGGCGCGGCGCTGCTGATCACCAGCCTGGGCGGGGTCAGCTACGGCGAGGCCATCGGCGCCTACATCACCTGCGCGGTGCTGGTAACGATCTGCGGGCTGACCGGCAGCTTTGAAAAACTGGTCAAGCGCATCCCCGCATCACTGGCGGCGGCGTTGCTGGCGGGGATTCTGTTCAAGATCGGCAGCGAAATCTTCGTCGCCGCGCAGCATCGCACCGGCCTGGTGCTGGGGATGTTTTTCACTTACCTGATCATCAAGCGCCTGTCGCCGCGTTATGCCGTGCTCGCTGCGCTGGTGATCGGCACCCTGCTGTCGGGCTTGATGGGGCTGCTGGACTTCAGCGGTTTTCACCTGGAAGTCGCGACACCGGTATGGACCACACCGCATTTCTCACTGGCGGCGACCATCAGCATTGGCATCCCGCTGTTCGTGGTGGCGATGACGTCGCAAAACATGCCGGGCGTCGCCGTGCTGCGCGCCGACGGCTACACCGTGCCGGCCTCGCCACTGATCACCACCACCGGCCTCGCCTCGCTGGTGCTGGCGCCCTTTGGCTCCCACGGCATCAACCTGGCGGCAATCAGCGCGGCGATCTGCACCGGGCCGCACGCCCATGAAGACCGCAACAAGCGCTACACCGCCGCCGTATGGTGCGGGGTGTTCTACGGGATTGCCGGGGTATTCGGCGCCACTTTGGCGGCACTGTTCGCAGCGTTGCCCAAGGAACTGGTGCTGTCGATTGCGGCCCTCGCGTTGTTTGGCTCGATCATCAATGGCCTGAGCATCGCCATGAATGAGCCCAAGGAACGGGAAGCGGCGCTGATCACGTTTATGGTCACCGCGTCAGGCCTGACGTTGTTTTCCATCGGTTCGGCGTTCTGGGGGATTGTGGCGGGGGTGTTGACGCTGCTGATCCTGAATTGGCGCAAGGCATAA
- a CDS encoding YggL family protein: MATNRSQRLRKKLCVDEFQELGFELNLDFKEGLSEEAIDAFLEAFIKEAMEANGLGYVGGDDYGLVCLQKRGSVSEEQRAAVEAWLKTRSELTKAEVSPLLDVWYPEKPINAAK, encoded by the coding sequence ATGGCGACTAACCGTTCCCAGCGTCTGCGCAAAAAACTGTGCGTTGATGAATTTCAAGAGCTGGGTTTCGAACTGAACCTGGACTTCAAAGAAGGCCTGAGTGAAGAAGCTATCGACGCTTTCCTCGAAGCATTCATCAAAGAAGCCATGGAAGCCAACGGTCTGGGCTATGTCGGCGGCGATGACTACGGTCTGGTTTGCCTGCAGAAGCGCGGCTCGGTCTCCGAAGAGCAGCGTGCTGCCGTTGAAGCCTGGCTGAAAACCCGTTCCGAGCTGACCAAGGCTGAAGTCAGCCCGTTGCTGGACGTGTGGTATCCGGAAAAGCCGATCAACGCGGCCAAGTGA
- the dacB gene encoding D-alanyl-D-alanine carboxypeptidase/D-alanyl-D-alanine-endopeptidase, producing the protein MIKSLRSVLLAGVLLPLAVCATAAPVNNTLPPSVAQALQKAKLQNTALSLVMLPLNGPGTPTVFNADVSVNPASTMKLVTTYAALEMLGPNHQWKTEFYTDGVLSGGVLRGNLYLKGGGDPKLNMEKLWLLMRDLRANGVQQVTGDLVLDRNFFQQPQLPEFNDDGNDENKPFLVKPDALLVNLKALRFVTRNDAGRVIVSVEPPIANIRIDNQVKVSNAKQCTGDVRYSPVTAADGSVTVTVSGQLADGCSSQTYLSLLDHATYTAGAVRAIWKELGGTIQGRDIQAPVPKDAKVLARAFSPDLAEIIRDINKYSNNTMAQQLFLSLGAQFRNDADGDDAKAAQRVVRQWLAKKGITAPHLVMENGSGLSRAERISAREMAAMLQAAWKSPYAAEYISSLPIAGTDGTMRKRLKTTAMRGEAHVKTGTLNTVRAIAGFSRDNNGNTWAVVAILNDSKPWGASSVLDQVLLDLYRQPKAVAAAPVL; encoded by the coding sequence ATGATCAAATCTTTACGTTCTGTTCTCCTCGCCGGCGTTCTCCTGCCACTGGCCGTTTGTGCCACCGCCGCCCCCGTCAATAACACCCTGCCCCCTAGCGTTGCCCAGGCCCTCCAGAAAGCAAAACTGCAAAACACGGCGTTGTCCCTGGTGATGTTGCCGTTGAACGGCCCCGGTACACCGACCGTATTCAATGCCGATGTTTCGGTAAACCCGGCCTCCACCATGAAACTGGTCACCACCTACGCGGCCCTGGAAATGCTCGGCCCCAACCATCAGTGGAAAACCGAGTTCTACACCGACGGCGTACTCAGTGGCGGCGTGTTGCGTGGCAACCTGTACCTCAAGGGCGGCGGCGACCCCAAGCTGAACATGGAAAAACTCTGGCTGCTGATGCGCGACCTGCGCGCCAACGGCGTACAGCAGGTCACCGGGGACCTGGTGCTGGATCGCAACTTCTTCCAGCAGCCGCAGTTGCCGGAATTCAATGACGACGGCAACGATGAGAACAAGCCGTTCCTGGTCAAGCCCGATGCGCTGCTGGTCAACCTCAAGGCCCTGCGCTTCGTGACGCGCAATGATGCAGGCCGGGTGATCGTGTCGGTCGAGCCGCCGATTGCGAACATTCGCATCGACAACCAGGTGAAAGTGTCCAACGCCAAACAGTGCACCGGCGACGTGCGCTACAGCCCGGTAACCGCCGCCGATGGCAGTGTGACCGTGACGGTCAGCGGCCAACTGGCCGACGGTTGCAGTTCGCAGACCTACTTGTCGCTGCTCGACCATGCCACCTACACCGCCGGCGCCGTGCGGGCGATCTGGAAGGAACTGGGCGGCACCATCCAGGGCCGTGATATCCAGGCGCCAGTGCCCAAGGATGCCAAGGTGCTGGCGCGTGCGTTCTCGCCGGACCTGGCGGAAATCATCCGCGACATCAACAAATACAGTAACAACACCATGGCCCAGCAGCTGTTCCTGAGCCTGGGTGCGCAGTTTCGCAACGATGCCGACGGCGACGATGCCAAGGCTGCGCAACGCGTAGTGCGTCAGTGGCTGGCGAAGAAAGGCATTACCGCACCGCACCTGGTAATGGAGAACGGTTCCGGCCTGTCCCGTGCCGAGCGGATCAGCGCGCGCGAGATGGCCGCCATGCTGCAAGCCGCCTGGAAAAGCCCCTACGCCGCCGAATACATCAGCTCGTTGCCGATCGCCGGCACCGACGGCACCATGCGTAAACGCCTGAAAACCACCGCCATGCGCGGCGAAGCCCATGTGAAGACCGGTACCTTGAACACCGTGCGCGCCATCGCCGGTTTCAGCCGCGACAACAACGGCAACACCTGGGCGGTGGTGGCGATTCTCAACGATTCCAAGCCGTGGGGCGCGTCATCGGTGCTGGACCAGGTGCTGCTGGACCTGTATCGCCAGCCGAAGGCAGTTGCAGCCGCGCCGGTGCTCTAG